The genomic region GTTTTCGACCCTGACGTCTGAAGCTGACAGTGAATGAGCATCTGATTGTTATAAGGTTTTTGTCAGCTGTTCTTCTAAGTTTTTTTTACCGGAGCTTTCAAACACATACACTTAGTTTTAAGGTTGTAATTCCAAATTTCTTAACAATTGGTTTCAAGAGGTTATATTTCAAAATGGATTTTAGTTTATGAGAGCTATcgaaacagaaaaaacaaaataaacctgtTATTTATAGTTTACTAGTCCTCAGTTGTCATTAATATCGATTTAAAACAAGATATTGATTATCATATATCTACCAAAAACTTTCataagctaaatatatatatatatatacgtatataacaaAGTACATTGGtaattttttcattatatgattttcaaaaataaaactgtttttgataTACAACAATGTTCTTTCTTTACAGATATGGAGTCATCTGAAGAAACCTATAGGTTTAGTTATTGGTATGGCGAGCCAGTTTTTTCTTATTCCTCTTCTCGCCTTTTCTTTGATCAAGATCTGTGGTTTACAATCTTTTTATGCCACGGGAATGATGATTCTGTCTTGTTGTCCTGGAGGGTCTACGTCTAACGTGATAACTTACTTCTGTGATGGAGATGTTTCTTTAAGGTAAGCATACAATATTTTGATGTATCATACCAGTTTAAAGCACATGTCAGTGCTACAgtggataaaataaaactaaaactttcaaatttaatttttttctgttacatgACTACAAGGCACTTTTTCTTCTTGttcatagaaaaaaaacatgatttttttactgtaaataaaCTTATGTATAACATCAATTATGATGATTTTATTTACGATGTAAGGCTTCGCAAAGACATGATAAGTGTGCTAATATTTCAAGTTGATTTCATACAGGCACACAAGACATCGGCAAATGAAATAAGCTACTAAACTGGTTTATTACcttttaagataaaatttattaattattcagtgTTTTATTCTTAAGAGAAGAAAAGAGTCTGTAGCCTGTGTGTGTGTTAGGTGTATCGTTTGAGGTTTCCCTTTATCTTACAACTTACTCTTGTGTTTCAGATGTGAGTTTGACGATCTGAAATAAGCCATCTTCCTTGCTATGTTGATTGTAACATAACCTATTTAGACATGAAAATGGccttaaaattaatgtttgaaaCCGTTCAGTGTTGTAAGAAGgaaaaacaatttgttattatACACCATATAATGTTTAGAAGAAAGCTGTTTGAGTTTGTAATTTTTCTGACTAAGCGAAAAGTTGAAATTGAAAGAAGTTGAAAATCATGCCTCCTAGTTACAAAGTAATGCCATGAATAAGGACCTCTGATAAGACGCCCTGTTGTTGTTTTCACGCTCGATTCTTTTTAGTTATGCAAATTTAGTACGTGAGAAAGTTATTATACCAGTCGTTAACGTTTTTAATACAGTTAAAGCTTTAATATGTTACATAGCTAGAAAGGATAAATATAGTAAGTCCAATGATCTTTCACACACTGTTTTGTACAATAAACGAGTGGCAACCTCAATCTGTCTAACACAGTTAAGAGTATTATAATTTTGAGAATGCTTTCTCTCTTTAGGTATTCGattaaactaacaaaagtaaCCAACATTTCTTTCTTATGTATATGATATAGAAGTCTcgtttaatagtttgtttgttttttcaacgtagccgtctttaattttgaatttatagcGTAACAATGGCCTCAAAGTGCAAAATACGTTTTTGTGGCAACGAGACACAAGATATGAACTGTGTTGTGACGATTCTAAACTACTACTTAAAGATTAAGAAAGTTACCTGGTAATGGTTAGTTGTTCaacataaagatacacaataaactatatgtgcTTTACCTACCATGGGTAAGCCAATAGAGTTAACGCTGAGCCACAGAGAGAAAGGGGAGCTTATATgacaaattaaaaactaaacgGTTGTTACGACATCACTACCATGGGCACAAACAATGTGTTACCTTTCTATAGAAGGAAAGATGTAACATTAATTTCAGAAAACGGTAAAgaacttttaaacaaattttgttaaGTTTGTGAAATACCTATTACATCAGTTGGCGCCCAGATGAACATACCAAAATCAGGTCAGATTATCTTTTGTTTATTCTTCGCCCAGCATTGCATTACCTGTTCCACCTTAAGAGttctaaaaatacttttacactttaaaaacataattaaataaggCACTCCTCTATTGTGAGATCACTGCTCCACAAGCTCTCTCAGAAAAGTCTAGGTAAATgctttttcttttcttatgtGAAAAATCTCATAAATTATGACAACAATGTTAGATTCATATCTTACATGAATGTTTGATACTATTCATTGACTTGTTAGGTTTAggctataataataattaatacgaaaattaatttattaaagacGGCGTCTGGAAAAAGCAACAACTCGTTAATGTTATGACAATCTGATTAATTTATTAAGCTACTAATGAGAGTGCAAATAACTATGAGTCATGCTGAATAAAACTGTATCCGATTACGATGTATACATATCGTGCTTTAGAAATTCATTTGTAAGTTCACTATTCCCAGAAATCTTAACATTGGAAGTCTTGGGAGTCAGTAATCCCAGAAATCTCAACTTTGGAGGACCTAAGAATCATAAATACCTAGAAATATTACCACTAAAAAGCCTGGGAGTCAGTAATCCTGAAAGTCTATCACTGGATGGCGGTTATGAAGCtataacttattatattataataatggtTTTGAATACGTCACCTTTCCATAAATCATTTAGACTATATGAAGACGATGTTTTCTTAGCTTTTGTTTCAACGCCCTCTGATAGCTCGGGGGTAAGTCTGAAGGGTTATAACAATGTTTCGACATGGTGGCACATGCATCTGTATGTATCTTGTACATGAGAGCACTCCCCTGGAAAATGAGAcacataattatttctttgttcatttAGCATATGTACAtggattttgttttattcaatctACACTACTTTTCTCCGAACCCCAGGGAAACTTTGTCTATCTCTAGAAACATTTCTGCGGATGCTTATGCATGGCGAATAGTCCTTTTTGTAGCCTTGCGtctaagaacaaacaaacaaagctcgtTGAAATAGGCTAATCAAAATCGTACGAAATAGCATAaatacacgttttatttttcagttgcttAAATTATGCGATGGTGAATCGTATATGTTGGGGATGTAACTTATGTGCACGTGAATTGTGTCACTCTTTCAGATGAATATTCTTCCTGATTATTCAGCATACTTTTATCCAGGACACGTAGACGGCTTTTGTCACAAACTACAATGTTTGAGAATACTCTTCAGTTACAAGAAATGGCTGGATGTTTCTGATTTTCTAGTTAGATTTGGCACTGAGATTTACTTTACCTTCTTGTCATATAGAACACGTTGAACGGTTCAGAAATGTGAGTTTAAGCTTTATAAACTCTCATCAAGCcagttaattgaatgttaaataatgaatatttatatacttttagaTTTGAAAGAGAGTTTGATTTAGATAATGCTGTGAAAAGGTAGAACATTTCTTTatggcgcggcatggccaggtggttaggaccaTCGACTcggaatccgagggtcgcggattcagaTATTTTCtcggggggcattataatgtgacggttaatccgactagttgttggtaaaagagcagcccaagaggtagttatgggtgatgatgactagcttccttctctctagtcttaaatcggggacgaccagcgcagatagcccttgtgtagctgtgcgcgaaatttaatacaaaccaaacttttttttttacgaatACAAACATTGATGTTACATATAAAACGTAGCAAAGTTGTTAACAAACATTGATGTTACATATAAAACGTAGCAAAGTTGTTAacaagaaaattacttttatacgaatactaattttattttatttcagtgttgCTATGACAACTTGGTCAACGATTATCGCCCTTGGGATGATGCCATTTAACTTATGGGTTTATGGACATGGAATTGATACAGGAGAAGTTACAGTTCCTTACTGGAAGCTGGCGCTGTCTTTGATTATGATTACCTTGCCTCTTGGTATTGGAATGGTAGTTAAGATGAAGTTACCAAAAGTGGCTCCGTACTTCACAAAGGTAGAAATCTCCAGGATAATAATCACATATGGTAGCCATATACAGACCTAGAAGTTTTCCGCGTATTTATTTATGTGGACGAGTCAAAAAGTGAAGGTATATCGGTAGTTTTATCaacaagttaaatgtttttaaaatatatatatacgttactAAATAATTTTAGCTTAAATACAAAAGCTCTTCTTTaaattcttcaaaaattggttccaaataatattaatatttggagAGGTAAATCAACAATTTTGTAAAAGTTTGAAAGTGATATACTTATAAACTACGACTCAAAGCTTTAAAGAATGTAACATGAAGATGAAAATTAAACATCTGAACAATAACAACAGTGATTAAGTCAAAAAAATAAAGCTAAATGTTTGAAACAACGTTCAGTTTATTGGTTAAATAATATAGTGCAAACTTAGCGcaaatttaaacatttcctttCCTCAAACATACATTTCATAAACAGAACAGCAGTTAGTAAGGCTGTTGCCCGGCATGCTACCAGAGGCGATACAAATAGAACACATTTGGCACATTTAATGATCAAATCTTTTTAAACGTGGTTGTATTCAATACACTCATAATAAATTGTTTCAACAGTAGAAATTTCTCGAACATAACTTTTACGCTgcatgtcattgttattttaccACAGAGCTAAATCGCTTTTTAGGTGTTctaaaatcatgtttttataatgatataCCTATTGCGGAATGTCTACAAGATAAATGATCTCATACATCTAACTTTATTGTTCAGCATATTATagacttaaaatatttctttaataatgaGCAATAAGTGGAAGTATATATCTTCTTTACGACCTTTATCTATTCTCTAAACCTTTTTCTTTACCTTATTAGTTAAATTTGCAGTGATGTTTTAAAATAGCTGTCAGTTACTTcgtaactgttattataactttctcGAGTGTAAAGGCCTTGTATCTTATTAACTACAATATTGTATATGCTTTCATTTTGAAaacatcatatttttttttatcttgctaGATTGGAAGTTACAGCGGATTTGCTGTCATTCTTGTCGTTCAGATAATGGAAGTCTTCATTTTTCCTGACATTTTTGAAAGCGTGCCCTTTACTCTTTATATAGCTGAAGTGATAATGCCAAGTACAGGAATAGCACTGGGAGTCGTTTTTGGATGGATATTCCGCCAAACGTGGCCTGTTTCTAGAACCATTGGGATTGAATCTGGATTTCAGAATGTCGGAACAGCCCTAACTGTGATATCTTTATCATTCCCTTTCGAAGTGAGATTCTATTTCTCATGGATcagatttttattataattttaaataatatttcagcgAATTACCTTATAGTTCTGATTTTCTCATTATTGTGAAATAGATGTAGAAATCGGCTGACTTTAGGTGTTTAGGTATATTACGAACCTTTTATTAGGTGACATAATTTCAtccaaatgaatatattttagtatttttataacacacaccatgtttaacaaaaaaaaatattttgatttaaaacctCATACACACTTATCTGAAACCCATATGGAAAACAACTTTATTTGGGTAATATTTTTGTGTGCTacaactatactcttcaaaaaaagaaacgcaaaagggatatttttgttattttaaagagaaatatatgtaataacgttacaagctcagagtatgtgatgttacacgtgttaaggcactgattgtcagaccaaaatgacaataaaagctgtgcactttgaaaacggaggaaaacatcgggtttttcgccaaaacgcatgcgtgtccaataaatttgtttgagagatctgcatgttctgcaagtgcaacatgtgcaaaatccctataaaagtgacgggttctcggtttccatagctcagtgttaagccaccgacacgcaatacagttacgccaagactgactgaagcacaacgcaacaacgtcattggtcgcttggaagcaggcaaatctcgatcagatgttgccagagctgtgaatgtccaccgaagcaccatcacaaggctatggaatgatccacaacatggatcaactcgtgaccgtccacgatctggcagacctcgtgtgaccacgcccgcacaagatcgctacatccggttacgacaccttcggaataggaccaccactgcgacgtctactgcctcaaccataccagggctgcgtaggatttccgatcagaccgtacgcaaccgtctacgagatgcaggaatccgacctcgacgtccagtcagagtcGTCATCCTCACctagcaacatcgtcaagcacggctgcagtggactcgggcacatggggtatggcctcatcgacgatggaggcatgtttggttcagcgatgaatcacgttttatgctttgtAGGCAGGATGGATGGACCCGTGTTTActgtcgccgaggtgaacgttttgcagcaaactgtgcacaggatgttgacagatttggtggtggcagcgtcatgatgtgggctgccatcgcctacaatgccagaacagaccttttgcacattcgagggaatcttacggctcaacgatacgtcgacgagattcttaggccccatgtgcaacccatcatggtgaacgtcaacgacgtttttcaacatgacaacagcCCGaatcaccactgtcttcttgagacaccacaacatcaacgttcttccctggccctccagatcaccagatttaaaccccatcgaacatctttgggacgagttggaccgacctctgcgacggcgacaacctcaaccgcagactctacctcagcttgcagcagctttgcagtctgagtggacagccattccacaggatgtgattcgtcatctcatcgcttccatgggcaggagatgccaagcagttattgaagctcacggggggcatactcgttattgacgttgagtgacgttaaacttcacctagtgagcgtggacttcgcctttgcagactttggatgttcggcagtgaatgtgcaaagtttcacacatgtcatacagaactacccggaataaacttgttaacaatttgtctcatattttcccttttgcgtttctttttttgaagagtatatttcattGACACATTTTCCCTCAAACAAATACTTTCAAAATAGCACTTAAGGGATTTTGATCAAATTACATTCTTCCTAAACGAAGTTGCTATAATCCCAAGAtaagttgttataaaatatatttgtttggtttgaattttgcgcaaagctacacaagggctatttgcgctagccgtccctaatttaacagtgtaagactagagggaaggcagctagtcatcatcacccaccgctagctcttgggctactcttttaccaacgaatagtggaattgaccgtcacattataatgcccccacggctgaaagggtgatcatgtttggtgcgacggggattccaacccgcgaccctcagattacgagacgagtgccttaactatctgcccatgccgggcctataaaatatatttaaaacaaatttattcctCGATAGGTTGTAGGGAAACGTAGAAGTAAACATGTTTATCGAatgcaaacaaaacatttaaaaaatgtaatactatTGTTTTACTTCTACACTTTTCTTTATATAACTGTGTTTGTAAGTATgtccaaaataaaaattaaattgcaTCTTTTAAATTAATCACATAATGTACTTGCATAGAATTAAATATTACTTCTTAGTATGGAAGCATAAAACATGAATAGCGcattcatattattttgaataGGCCGGTTATGGTACAGCAGTTAACCTGGCGGATTGTGGGTCAAATGGCATAAGATATGAGTCGTAATTCCTTTGAACATGCTACACACTTTCAAGCGTAGCCACCTTAAAACGTAACAATACATTCTTTCAGTCAGTTAAAGAGTCAGACAAAGCCCTTTTGGTGGTGGATGCTACGGGCTGACTGCCGTTCGGGTTTAGAATTAAATGTCTTTCGAATTGTGACAATTTTCTGGAAAATAGCACTTATGCTTTTGTTATTTGAAATCATTAGTGTAAAAGGTTATAACATGAGCTATGTCTTGTTCTTAACAAATACATTTAGTTTTACTACATTACTGTTAAGAGCGTGATTTTAAAGTGTGATGTAACAGGTTTAagctatatgtgtgtgtgtgtattgggTTAAACATACATTGTTAGCTATTTATAAACCTATGAATTTATAATAGTAATTAGGGTGTATGTAGTCACATGTTTAAGTTTAAGCACAGAGCTAGATAATGGACTAGTTGTGCTCTGCTCTctacggatatcaaaacccggtttctagtgttgtaaaaccACAGACATATCTCCGTGCCACTGCAGTAGTCAAATAttgaattataaaactatttgtatcaataaacaacactaacacaagaaatataaatatttattttatttctgaacgCCTCTATAAAAAAGTCAGTAAGACTTCATGAATATTTTTCACAAGGCCACCCACACTGTATTCTATATACCTAGGAATTCAGCTCAACTCTCTTTCAAAAAACAGactttttaaaacaattgatTTCTAATACTACAGTCGTTATATTTAACAAGGCATTTTGAGTTCAAACATCAGACATCTAAAACTCAGATTTTTCACCTCAGCAAAGATCCTAAAATTATAATcaaaaacacaagttaaaaacCTATAACCATGATCGAATTTATATCTCTGATATCTCCAACTTAATGAAAGACATCATTACCTGCTATTCACTCTAAATTCTCGCACGTTGTTATGCTCTTAAGGTAGATCGTAAACTTAATTTCACTCCAAGTCGAAATCAGGCACTATTATATCAAGAGAATTAAAAGACAACCATATTAatagtgttatttataaatacaaaaagtaGAGTTATAGAAACATAGGTGAAACAGGAAGATAAACTTATTTAGAAGCTCAATCGTGCAAATTctcatatttttaacataaataaaactcTGGTCACAAGATTTCATCTCATTAAATTCacgtaatttaaaagaaaaacagcaaCTACAAACCTTATCTTAccaccaccaaacatgctcggcttCTTAGCTCTTGGGGTATTAAAATGTGactgactgtcaatctcactattcgttgctaaagaaTGGCTCAACAACTGGCGGTGGGTATTACCGGTCAGTTGCTTTTCTTTTCATATGCGTAATAGTCTtgtcataaacaaacaaagatttatgtagaaataatattcaaaatcagGCGACTTCATGGAGaagtaatttgaatatttatttatctgtagGTTCAAAAAGAGGTTCTTCTGTTTCCTGCGTTATATGGTTTTTGCATGCTGTCTGTTGGATTTCTCATGgccttgttatttaacatataCAAACGGTTCTTTCAAAAGAAGTCCGGTGTTGTCACAGACGAAACTATAGATAAATCTCAACAATCAGGTAAGTTTATGGTAGAATCATAATTTATCACCAAGTGCTTTTGTAGGATATATTAAGTTAAAGATATTCATTATCTTCGCAGCTTTCACTATAAATGTTTGTCCACCACacctgtatttttaaatatattccagTGGCGGATTTAGGGTGGGTGGTTATGGTggcataatatttttttaaataatgtataaagagGATGGATAGCCATCCTGGCCACGTACCCTAAATCCGCCACTGTATTCTgttgttttgtctttttatttatacGTGACAAAcccttgtattaaaaaaaaaatccattagcCGGAAGATGTATttccattacaaaataaaaccttttttttaatatccttttCTGTAGATATTAGGcttttcattttaaacaaaactataaaatcatAAAAGACACCGCGAAATACTCGACTATATAAATATCATACGTTATAAATCTACGTGTATTATTATCTCTATCagattttgttttgtaagatACTTTGCCAGGAAAGTAATTCATAGTCGTATTTCGACAGGATTACATAAATTAATCACAagtttgttataaaatagtgTTATTAAGTTATCAGAAGTTTTAGAGAACAACTGAGGAAACGCATAATATCCACTATGCTTACAAACAAGGGAACTTGGAATTCCATTAAAACCTGTAAGCACAAGTTACTTTTACGATTAGCGAAAATTTTAagcaaatatgtttattaattggCTAAGTGTACCTTCCATTTTTCTCGAGATTTGTGTTGGAACATTGTTTGTGAAGTTAGGCCTACAAataaaacttctgaaacaaacattatgGAAGAAGTAAATTATTCGCTATTGTTATCTGGATTGGACTTCGCATTACCTTTGCCAAATTATCCAGAAAAATGACGTTCAATGATAGATCACGTTACAAAAAAGTGTTATGTGAGCATCATCGCACCAGTAAGAAATTTATTGTTCTTATAAGTAAGAAGTGTAGTaacatgaaaacaatataaaattctgaaaaataaatatttgtataatcagccattattttataaaaaaataattccatttgtaaaacagtttttcttAACATTCCTATGCTAGAAACAAAGATTATAGCGTAATaagaaagtctgttaaaagaaaaCTGTGACCACCTCCTATAGTGtacttttttagttttaattgacTTTAAGAATGtcataatttatttcacatatcATAACATGGGACTTATATAACATTTcgaaatttctttatatttttgccATCGTTCAAATGAAGTATAAAACATCTGTCtgtgaaaataaaattcttcGGAAAATCGAACAGGTGCAGcagaaaatatgttaaatgtgatattttgtcATCAAACCTAATATATCACTTGCGTTAAGATCATGGCGATTTAATACCATCTTGTCACTTATAGCATATACAAGCATTAAAGTTTAATAcctaattcatttataatttttattgctattttagTTAACAGTTAGCAATATTTCCTTGAAGACGACAGTAATTAGACGTAAATGATTGCATTGGATACTAACCATGACAATGAAGGCTAATCTATTTTTTCATCAACCACAATAGTGCTTATCATGACTATAATGCCATGTacgtttatatttcaaaataattgtatatttttatttaatcatcCAACAAGAAATTATTTATGTATCTGTGTTTGTCTTAGAAatgtggtttattttttatttgtagtagAAATCACAGAAATGAAGGATAACGATGTCAAAGGGGTGGATAATCCTGAATTCGTATCTGATCCTGAACTTCAACATGATAAAATTTCTCATGTTACTcagtgatgtttgtttgttactacggagatgaaaaaaatatatgaaaatagtaTATAGAGAGAAAGGAAGAAGTTacgtacgttatattaaaatgattttggagacTCATCACATCGATACAGTACTTGTCTTCACGTTCGATCATAATATCTAACCAGATGGTATTTTGATaccttatatataaatatatctccGTAGCATAACTTTCTTT from Tachypleus tridentatus isolate NWPU-2018 chromosome 1, ASM421037v1, whole genome shotgun sequence harbors:
- the LOC143250270 gene encoding ileal sodium/bile acid cotransporter-like isoform X1: MSETGYNVSNSSLISSENATEFETAESPPLKLAHDILIVFILVSIMFGMGCHITWLEIWSHLKKPIGLVIGMASQFFLIPLLAFSLIKICGLQSFYATGMMILSCCPGGSTSNVITYFCDGDVSLSVAMTTWSTIIALGMMPFNLWVYGHGIDTGEVTVPYWKLALSLIMITLPLGIGMVVKMKLPKVAPYFTKIGSYSGFAVILVVQIMEVFIFPDIFESVPFTLYIAEVIMPSTGIALGVVFGWIFRQTWPVSRTIGIESGFQNVGTALTVISLSFPFEVQKEVLLFPALYGFCMLSVGFLMALLFNIYKRFFQKKSGVVTDETIDKSQQSVEITEMKDNDVKGVDNPEFVSDPELQHDKISHVTQ
- the LOC143250270 gene encoding ileal sodium/bile acid cotransporter-like isoform X2: MSETGYNVSNSSLISSENATEFETAESPPLKLAHDILIVFILVSIMFGMGCHITWLEIWSHLKKPIGLVIGMASQFFLIPLLAFSLIKICGLQSFYATGMMILSCCPGGSTSNVITYFCDGDVSLSVAMTTWSTIIALGMMPFNLWVYGHGIDTGEVTVPYWKLALSLIMITLPLGIGMVVKMKLPKVAPYFTKIGSYSGFAVILVVQIMEVFIFPDIFESVPFTLYIAEVIMPSTGIALGVVFGWIFRQTWPVSRTIGIESGFQNVGTALTVISLSFPFEVQKEVLLFPALYGFCMLSVGFLMALLFNIYKRFFQKKSGVVTDETIDKSQQSEITEMKDNDVKGVDNPEFVSDPELQHDKISHVTQ